TTTTTGCATAAGAGCAAATGGGAATGTATTGTTTGTGTGAAAGcgttatataaattataaatgatttGATAATTGTTAAGATTATTGACTGTGATAATTGCTGGATTTGCATGCATAATGAGTCACTTGTGCATAAAGCATTTGCAATATAGGTGTTGTTTACCAGACAGTGCACAATGGATTAAACggtaccttgtaatgcactgtaagtcactttggataaaagcatctgtcaaatgcataaataaataaaaagtcaaCTATGAGAGTTTATGAAAGAATACTAACTAGTAAAAGGTGTTAAAACACTATGTTCACAGTATATAAACTGTCTCTGTTACGGGTGTGTAAGTCACATTAAGAAGAGTTGTACGTTTGTATGCAAGAAGACAGTTTAACAAATAAAGCTCAATAAATTAAAGACATTTTCATGATGTGATATTATTCGCATTTCTGTTGCAGATGCTGAAATATTAAACCATtctcagaatttgagtctggcTGCTGGTTTGTATTGGACAACCACAAGAAAATCGGACTCTTTAAATCCCCTTTTTGCCAGCAACCTACATGGAGCCATTGACAATGTCATTTACAGCTAACACCTTAAAAaacccagaatgcattgcagcatCTAAGGACGATCACCTTTCCAGTCTGAAAGCTTTGACTGAGAAGCTCAAACTTGAGACCAACATGTCCTCTCATCTGGACTGGAGATTTCAGCTGGAGGCGATGCTGAGAGATGCTGAGACGACGGCCAATCAATCACAGGAACATAGAAGCTCAGATCCAATAAGGAGGTCAAAGTCGTCTCTGAGCACTGGTGTGTCCAATGAAGTAAAGCATCCTGGAGGGAATATGATGGGATTTAAAAGTATGGATCAAGCATTGGAGTGGCTCAGGGAAGAGCTGGTGAGTTGACTTGTTCTTAGTTAGTCATTTCATTTGGCACCATTAGTGGCTCAGAAAGTTAGCCGT
This is a stretch of genomic DNA from Misgurnus anguillicaudatus chromosome 7, ASM2758022v2, whole genome shotgun sequence. It encodes these proteins:
- the fam167aa gene encoding protein FAM167A, which gives rise to MEPLTMSFTANTLKNPECIAASKDDHLSSLKALTEKLKLETNMSSHLDWRFQLEAMLRDAETTANQSQEHRSSDPIRRSKSSLSTGVSNEVKHPGGNMMGFKSMDQALEWLREELAEMRLQDQQLARQLMRLRSDINNLRIVQTCDQHRKMLNDATFDLEEQDDMSGLCEVPMSPGLGLSSPLKVIGVTKMNINSRRFSLC